In Urechidicola croceus, a single window of DNA contains:
- the atpH gene encoding ATP synthase F1 subunit delta, which produces MSNNRAALRYAKAILSLSEDQKVADETYNNMQLISETISDSDELQSMLGSSLVKSDVKKNALLAIFDKKINTVSQGLIDLLISNKRLSDFGAVATQYVKLYDSLNGKEVATVTSAIPLTEALKTQVLAKVKELTGNEASLENIINPDILGGFILRVGDIQYDASIANKLNVLKREFNTQN; this is translated from the coding sequence ATGAGTAATAATAGAGCAGCATTAAGATATGCAAAAGCAATATTAAGTTTGTCTGAAGATCAAAAAGTCGCAGATGAAACTTATAATAATATGCAATTAATATCAGAAACTATTTCTGATAGTGATGAATTACAATCAATGTTAGGTAGTTCACTTGTAAAATCTGATGTTAAAAAAAATGCATTGTTAGCGATTTTTGATAAAAAAATTAATACTGTATCACAAGGTTTAATTGATCTTTTAATAAGTAATAAAAGATTGAGTGATTTTGGTGCAGTTGCTACTCAATATGTAAAATTATATGATTCTTTAAATGGAAAAGAAGTTGCAACAGTAACCTCTGCAATTCCATTAACTGAAGCTTTAAAAACTCAGGTTTTAGCGAAAGTTAAAGAATTGACTGGAAATGAAGCATCACTTGAAAACATAATAAATCCTGATATATTAGGAGGGTTTATCTTACGTGTTGGAGATATTCAATACGACGCAAGTATAGCAAATAAGTTAAATGTCTTGAAAAGAGAGTTTAACACACAAAATTAA
- a CDS encoding F0F1 ATP synthase subunit B produces the protein MDKLIEQFSFGLFFWQLLLFVGLLLLLKKFAWNPILDAVNSREDGIKDALASAEQAKKEMQNLNADNERLLKEARTERDAMMKEARELKEKLISDAKDEAKAEAAKILAQTQTAIQSEKQAAIADIKSQVAELSIGIAEKVVRKELANDKDQSQLIEQLLKEVTIS, from the coding sequence ATGGATAAATTAATAGAACAGTTTTCGTTTGGTTTGTTTTTTTGGCAATTATTACTCTTCGTTGGGTTATTACTTTTGTTAAAGAAATTTGCTTGGAATCCAATTTTAGATGCAGTAAATTCTCGTGAAGATGGTATTAAAGACGCGTTAGCATCTGCAGAACAAGCAAAAAAGGAAATGCAAAATTTAAACGCTGATAATGAGCGCTTGTTAAAAGAAGCACGTACCGAGCGTGATGCAATGATGAAAGAAGCACGTGAATTGAAAGAGAAACTGATTTCTGATGCAAAAGACGAAGCAAAAGCGGAAGCAGCTAAAATACTTGCGCAAACTCAAACAGCTATTCAATCTGAAAAGCAAGCAGCAATTGCAGATATCAAATCTCAAGTTGCAGAATTATCTATAGGAATTGCTGAAAAAGTAGTGAGAAAAGAATTGGCTAATGACAAAGACCAATCTCAACTTATTGAGCAATTATTGAAAGAAGTTACAATCAGCTAA
- the atpE gene encoding ATP synthase F0 subunit C: MTGLNFIGAGLIVIGAGIGIGKIGGSAMDAIARQPEASGKIQTAMLIAAALIEGIGFAALFAA; the protein is encoded by the coding sequence ATGACAGGTTTAAATTTCATAGGAGCAGGATTGATCGTTATCGGTGCTGGAATCGGTATTGGTAAAATTGGTGGATCAGCAATGGACGCTATTGCACGTCAACCAGAGGCTTCAGGAAAAATTCAAACAGCTATGTTAATCGCAGCAGCACTTATCGAAGGTATTGGGTTTGCAGCGTTATTCGCAGCTTAA
- the atpB gene encoding F0F1 ATP synthase subunit A produces the protein MQRNYSVRLLTVIMFLFTFSVLASEEKKPEVGHEGKDLKTEIKEYINHHLQDTHDFGLYSYTTDNGEHKYVGFPLPVILWDNGLKVFSSSKFHHGETVAEVGGNFYKLYHGKVYKTDAQGTITYDDEHHATNDKPLDFSITKNVVFIFLVGLLMFVLFSRMAKNYKTSTMPKGIGRILEPLVLYVRDDIAIPNIGKKHYKKYMSYLLTVFFFVWIINLLGLTPLGVNVTNNIAVTFALALITYLITTFTANKNYWKHIFWMPDVPVFMKIVLAPIELLGTFIKPFSLMIRLYANITAGHVVLMSIIGMMFIFKNWIGSPLSFGLAFALSLLELLVAALQAYIFTMLSALYFGSAVEEHDDH, from the coding sequence ATGCAGAGAAATTATTCAGTTAGATTACTTACAGTTATAATGTTTTTATTTACCTTTTCAGTACTTGCTTCTGAAGAGAAAAAACCGGAAGTTGGACATGAAGGAAAAGATTTAAAAACAGAGATCAAAGAATATATCAATCACCACCTTCAAGACACTCATGATTTTGGATTGTATTCATACACTACCGATAATGGTGAGCATAAATATGTTGGTTTTCCATTGCCAGTAATTTTATGGGATAATGGATTGAAAGTGTTTTCTTCTTCAAAATTCCACCACGGTGAAACAGTTGCTGAGGTTGGTGGTAATTTCTACAAACTATACCACGGAAAAGTTTATAAAACAGACGCTCAAGGAACAATAACATATGATGATGAGCACCATGCGACAAATGACAAACCATTAGATTTTTCTATTACTAAAAATGTTGTTTTCATCTTTTTAGTTGGATTGTTAATGTTTGTATTGTTTAGTAGAATGGCTAAAAATTATAAAACAAGTACAATGCCTAAAGGTATTGGCCGTATTTTAGAGCCATTAGTTTTATATGTAAGAGACGATATTGCTATTCCAAATATTGGAAAAAAACACTACAAGAAATATATGAGTTATTTATTGACTGTATTTTTCTTTGTATGGATTATAAATTTACTTGGATTAACTCCACTAGGTGTAAATGTTACTAACAATATTGCAGTAACCTTTGCATTGGCTTTAATCACATATTTAATCACAACATTTACTGCAAATAAAAACTACTGGAAGCATATTTTTTGGATGCCAGATGTGCCAGTTTTTATGAAAATAGTTTTAGCACCAATTGAATTATTAGGAACTTTTATAAAACCATTTTCATTAATGATTCGTTTATATGCGAACATTACTGCAGGACACGTAGTATTAATGAGTATTATAGGTATGATGTTTATTTTTAAGAACTGGATTGGAAGCCCATTGTCATTCGGATTGGCATTTGCACTTTCACTTTTAGAATTATTAGTAGCAGCATTACAAGCCTATATTTTTACAATGTTATCGGCATTGTATTTCGGATCGGCTGTTGAAGAACACGACGATCACTAA
- a CDS encoding DUF6168 family protein: MAKSIFKYILISFFLLILIFLIHTKILSCNNHSPYSNQIILTYLFNFIVAVLIILGLYIVRKKHKDNLGYLFMAGSLLKFVLFFILFYPIYKSDGEMSKIEFFTFFIPYFSCLIIETLTLIKLLKFLDSNPS, translated from the coding sequence ATGGCAAAGTCAATATTTAAGTATATTTTAATTTCTTTTTTTTTATTGATTTTAATTTTTTTGATTCACACAAAAATACTTAGTTGCAATAATCACTCTCCATATTCCAATCAAATTATTTTAACCTACTTATTTAATTTTATTGTCGCCGTTTTAATTATTTTAGGACTATATATAGTTCGAAAAAAACATAAAGATAACCTGGGATATTTATTTATGGCAGGAAGTTTATTAAAGTTTGTCTTATTTTTCATCTTATTTTATCCAATATATAAGTCAGATGGTGAAATGAGTAAAATTGAGTTTTTTACTTTTTTTATACCATATTTTAGTTGTCTGATTATAGAGACTTTAACACTAATTAAGTTGTTGAAATTTTTAGACTCAAACCCTTCTTAA
- a CDS encoding AtpZ/AtpI family protein produces MKEPKQKKPLNKYIRLTGVGLQMGLTIYLAAYFGKKLDLKYPNERNWFTMSFTVVGVFVALWSVINQVNKINK; encoded by the coding sequence ATGAAAGAACCAAAGCAGAAAAAACCGCTTAATAAATATATAAGACTTACAGGTGTAGGTCTTCAAATGGGATTGACCATATATTTGGCAGCTTACTTTGGAAAAAAACTTGATTTAAAATACCCCAACGAACGAAATTGGTTTACAATGTCATTTACCGTTGTAGGTGTTTTTGTGGCTTTATGGAGTGTAATAAATCAAGTAAATAAGATAAATAAATAA
- a CDS encoding bactofilin family protein, translating to MFSEKKSNQTQTSERNRIAKNTSIVGDVKSEGDFRIDGTVEGTIKTSGRVIIGIEGVVKGEVECSNADIEGIFTGKLVVTDLLSLKSTAKINGEVYINKLSVEPGSTFNATCSMKSGGVKELKNNERTKAEKTA from the coding sequence ATGTTTTCAGAAAAAAAAAGTAATCAAACTCAAACATCAGAACGCAATAGAATTGCAAAAAACACATCAATTGTAGGAGACGTAAAGTCAGAAGGAGACTTCAGAATTGACGGAACAGTTGAAGGAACTATTAAAACTTCAGGAAGAGTAATTATTGGAATCGAAGGAGTTGTTAAAGGAGAAGTTGAATGTTCAAATGCAGACATTGAAGGTATATTTACAGGAAAATTGGTTGTTACCGATTTACTATCACTAAAATCTACAGCAAAAATTAATGGAGAAGTTTATATCAATAAATTATCTGTTGAGCCAGGATCGACATTTAATGCAACTTGCTCTATGAAGTCAGGTGGTGTTAAAGAATTAAAGAATAATGAAAGAACCAAAGCAGAAAAAACCGCTTAA
- the porW gene encoding type IX secretion system periplasmic lipoprotein PorW/SprE, which yields MLILLLVGSCSTRKDKFINRSFHSVTTKYNVLYNGQVAFEKGLEELNSKYKDDYWKKLPIEPLKVEELAIPGVKQTSDNSNESFERAEEKAVKAVQKHSMNISGRERNKQIDDSYLLLGKSRYYSQRFVPALEAFNYVIKNYPNADLIYETKIWQAKTQLRLKNEEQAYESLQFMLKREEMLDEEIAEKAHTAMAMVFTVMDSTDQVVHHLKKATLTDNDKEQKARNLFILGQIYRERNQLDSSQMAFQDIIEMKKIPYKYRIHSQIEKAKNLTDETDTDVLIETLEKLIKDRDNRPYLDELHYQTGLVHEKLGRVDLAIEHFEKSVHTREAKQFQQGLSYEKLGNIYFDRAKFVEAGAYYDSVLNVPQEMSTKRIRSLERKRKNLEEVITLEGTTKVTDSIFNVISMSEEEQEVFFQSHIDALKEAEEKAKEQILNTGFEGASSSINNKDTQGKWYFYNTQVVGFGLQEFQKIWGNRPLEDNWRLSDKSVFNNEGELEALTVDLEIDDSKKYDLQSYLDRIPTDKSEIDSLSTLRNETYYQLGLIYKEQFKENKLAADKLEKLLTFEPDEKYILPAKYHLYKIYSEINSLKSDKYKNDIVSNYADTKYAKLILNPEEILAAADDENSPENIYKNIYYEYQEGNYDEVVGKTEEAIGQYEELPILPKFELLRAYAIGKRDGLEAFKTALEFVALNYSNTDEGKKATEVIETISKLE from the coding sequence GTGTTAATTTTGCTTCTTGTTGGCAGTTGTTCAACGAGAAAAGATAAATTTATTAATCGAAGTTTCCATTCAGTTACAACAAAATATAATGTGCTCTACAATGGACAAGTTGCTTTTGAAAAAGGACTTGAAGAATTAAATTCAAAATATAAAGATGACTACTGGAAAAAACTTCCAATAGAACCTTTAAAAGTTGAAGAACTTGCAATTCCAGGGGTAAAACAAACTTCAGATAATTCAAATGAATCTTTTGAAAGAGCTGAAGAAAAAGCAGTGAAAGCTGTTCAGAAGCATTCAATGAATATTTCTGGTAGAGAACGTAATAAGCAAATAGATGATTCTTATTTATTATTAGGAAAATCACGATACTATTCTCAAAGATTTGTACCAGCACTTGAGGCGTTTAATTATGTAATTAAAAATTATCCAAACGCGGATCTTATTTATGAAACTAAGATTTGGCAAGCCAAAACACAACTTCGATTAAAAAATGAAGAACAAGCATATGAATCTCTTCAGTTTATGTTAAAAAGAGAAGAAATGCTAGATGAAGAAATTGCCGAAAAAGCACATACCGCAATGGCAATGGTCTTTACGGTTATGGATAGTACCGATCAAGTTGTTCATCATTTAAAAAAAGCAACTTTAACAGATAATGACAAAGAACAAAAAGCACGTAACTTATTTATTTTAGGTCAAATATATCGTGAAAGAAACCAATTAGATTCTTCACAAATGGCATTTCAAGATATTATTGAGATGAAGAAAATCCCTTATAAATATAGAATTCATTCTCAAATAGAAAAAGCAAAAAATCTTACTGATGAAACTGATACTGATGTATTGATTGAAACTTTAGAAAAGTTAATTAAAGATAGAGATAATCGCCCATATTTAGATGAACTACATTATCAAACTGGTTTAGTTCATGAAAAATTAGGCAGAGTTGATCTTGCTATTGAACATTTTGAGAAATCTGTTCACACAAGAGAAGCAAAACAGTTTCAACAAGGATTATCTTACGAGAAACTGGGAAACATTTACTTTGATAGAGCAAAATTTGTTGAGGCAGGAGCCTATTACGATAGTGTTTTAAATGTTCCTCAAGAAATGAGCACTAAACGAATTAGAAGTTTAGAAAGAAAAAGAAAAAATCTTGAAGAGGTTATCACACTAGAAGGTACGACCAAAGTTACAGATAGTATATTTAATGTTATTTCGATGAGTGAAGAAGAACAAGAAGTGTTTTTTCAATCTCATATTGATGCGTTAAAAGAAGCAGAAGAGAAAGCAAAAGAACAAATTTTAAATACAGGTTTTGAAGGTGCTTCAAGTAGTATAAACAATAAAGATACTCAAGGGAAATGGTATTTTTACAATACTCAAGTTGTTGGATTCGGATTACAAGAATTTCAAAAAATTTGGGGAAATAGACCATTAGAAGATAATTGGAGGCTGTCTGACAAAAGCGTTTTTAATAATGAAGGTGAGTTAGAAGCTTTGACGGTTGATTTAGAAATAGATGATTCTAAGAAATATGATCTTCAATCCTATTTAGATAGAATTCCAACTGATAAATCTGAAATTGATAGCCTTTCAACTTTGAGAAATGAGACTTATTATCAATTAGGATTGATTTATAAAGAACAATTTAAGGAGAATAAATTGGCTGCCGATAAATTAGAAAAATTACTTACTTTTGAACCAGACGAGAAATATATTCTTCCTGCAAAATATCATTTGTATAAAATATATTCTGAAATAAACAGTTTAAAGTCAGATAAATATAAAAATGATATTGTTTCGAATTATGCAGATACCAAGTATGCTAAATTAATTTTGAACCCAGAAGAAATTCTTGCTGCAGCCGATGATGAAAATTCGCCAGAAAATATTTATAAGAATATTTACTACGAATATCAAGAAGGAAATTATGACGAAGTTGTAGGTAAAACAGAAGAAGCAATTGGACAATATGAAGAATTGCCGATTTTGCCGAAATTTGAACTTTTAAGAGCCTATGCAATTGGAAAGCGAGACGGGTTAGAGGCTTTTAAAACAGCATTAGAATTTGTAGCATTAAATTATTCAAATACTGATGAAGGAAAAAAAGCAACAGAAGTAATAGAAACAATAAGTAAATTAGAATAA
- a CDS encoding ABC transporter ATP-binding protein, which produces MIQTSQLSKKYGETTVLTINNLDIPKGQSFGLVGNNGAGKTTFFNLLLDLIQPTTGKITSNRIQVNESEEWKTFTGSFIDESFLIGYLTPEEYFYFIGDLRRQNKADIDNFLGQFDDIFNDEILGKNKYLRDLSKGNQKKVGIIAALIGNPEVVILDEPFANLDPTTQIRLKQMLKTYVKNKDLTILISSHDLGHVTEVCERIVVLEKGEIIKDIRTSEATLKELEAHFAL; this is translated from the coding sequence ATGATACAAACTTCTCAACTTAGCAAAAAATACGGTGAAACAACAGTTTTAACTATTAATAATTTAGATATTCCAAAAGGCCAAAGTTTTGGATTGGTTGGAAATAATGGCGCAGGAAAAACAACTTTTTTTAATTTGTTATTAGATTTGATTCAACCTACAACAGGAAAAATTACATCCAATAGAATTCAAGTTAATGAAAGCGAAGAATGGAAAACGTTTACAGGATCATTTATTGACGAAAGTTTTTTAATTGGATACTTAACCCCAGAAGAATATTTTTATTTTATTGGTGATTTAAGAAGGCAAAATAAAGCAGATATTGATAATTTTTTAGGGCAATTTGATGATATTTTTAATGACGAAATTTTAGGCAAGAATAAATATTTAAGAGATTTATCAAAAGGAAACCAAAAGAAAGTAGGAATAATTGCTGCACTTATTGGCAATCCAGAAGTTGTTATTTTAGATGAACCATTTGCAAATTTGGATCCAACAACACAAATCCGTTTAAAACAAATGTTAAAGACTTATGTAAAAAATAAAGACTTAACAATTTTAATTTCGAGTCACGATTTAGGACATGTTACTGAAGTATGCGAAAGAATAGTTGTATTAGAAAAAGGTGAAATTATTAAAGACATTAGAACATCTGAAGCAACATTAAAGGAATTAGAGGCACATTTTGCACTTTAA
- a CDS encoding DUF5687 family protein, with amino-acid sequence MIKHFLNLEWKQYFRSSYWQKSIALNILMVFLALYFVVMFLILGVVLYPLLKKTYPTMDPLVIVNGYLFYWIISDLIMRFFFQKLPVMSVKPLLTLPIKRSKIVNYVLGKSAISFFNFLPLFAIIPFGIILLKEGYNSTMVFSWIVTLIIITLIINFLNFIIENISAKSDVSFLPILAICGTLFALNYFNIVSFSSFLTSAIDTITTNPLLIFIPLLILIGLYVVNYKSLKSKLYIDNSLKSKTEVAKTTDLAWTKRFGDIAPFMQLDLKLLWRNKRTKSSVFILIISVFYGLIFYPQENYQGAGWAIFIGIFVTGAFLINFGQFIPAWDSGYYKMLMSQNLKYKQYLKSKFVLMILSVIILFVLTIPYVYFGWKVLIAHFAAALYNIGVNSHVIIYGGAYNRKKINLDQKAAFNYQGTGAVQWLIGIPLMVIPLLIFLLFNYLVSFEAGAVAIASLGLLGIAFHSKIMAFITKKYLDSKYKMIDAFSQEN; translated from the coding sequence ATGATTAAACACTTTTTAAATCTAGAATGGAAACAATATTTTCGTTCTTCTTATTGGCAAAAAAGTATTGCGCTAAATATTTTAATGGTTTTTTTAGCACTATATTTTGTAGTAATGTTTTTAATTCTTGGGGTTGTCTTATATCCTTTATTAAAAAAGACATATCCTACAATGGATCCTTTAGTAATTGTAAATGGGTATTTATTTTATTGGATTATCTCGGATTTAATTATGCGATTCTTTTTTCAGAAATTACCGGTTATGAGTGTAAAACCATTATTGACACTACCAATAAAAAGAAGTAAAATAGTTAATTATGTATTGGGTAAATCGGCGATTTCATTCTTTAATTTCTTACCCCTTTTTGCAATTATACCTTTCGGAATAATACTTTTGAAAGAAGGATATAACTCTACAATGGTTTTTTCTTGGATAGTAACCTTGATAATTATCACTTTAATAATTAATTTTTTAAATTTTATTATAGAAAATATTTCCGCAAAATCTGATGTATCTTTCTTACCTATATTAGCAATTTGCGGAACGCTATTCGCATTAAACTATTTTAACATTGTATCATTTTCAAGCTTCCTTACTTCTGCAATTGATACAATAACAACTAATCCATTATTAATTTTTATTCCACTATTAATTTTAATAGGGTTATATGTTGTGAATTATAAATCGTTAAAGAGTAAATTATATATTGATAATTCGCTTAAATCAAAAACAGAAGTTGCTAAAACAACAGATTTAGCATGGACAAAACGATTTGGAGATATTGCACCATTTATGCAACTAGACCTAAAACTATTATGGAGAAATAAAAGAACAAAATCTTCTGTATTTATTTTAATCATCTCTGTTTTTTATGGATTGATTTTTTATCCACAAGAAAACTATCAAGGTGCAGGATGGGCAATTTTCATTGGTATTTTTGTAACAGGAGCATTTTTGATAAACTTCGGACAGTTTATTCCTGCTTGGGATAGTGGATATTATAAAATGTTGATGAGTCAAAATTTAAAATACAAGCAATACTTAAAATCAAAATTTGTATTGATGATTCTAAGCGTAATTATCTTATTTGTATTAACAATACCTTATGTTTATTTTGGTTGGAAAGTCTTGATTGCACATTTCGCGGCAGCATTATATAATATTGGTGTCAATTCTCACGTGATTATTTATGGTGGAGCATACAATAGAAAAAAAATCAATTTAGATCAAAAAGCAGCATTTAATTATCAAGGTACTGGAGCAGTTCAATGGCTTATAGGAATTCCTTTAATGGTTATTCCACTACTTATATTTTTACTTTTTAATTATTTAGTAAGTTTTGAAGCAGGAGCAGTTGCTATAGCATCTTTAGGATTATTAGGGATTGCTTTTCATAGTAAAATTATGGCATTTATTACTAAAAAATACTTGGATTCAAAATATAAAATGATTGATGCTTTCAGTCAAGAAAACTAA
- a CDS encoding ferredoxin--NADP reductase has protein sequence MAQFHNLTIKEIIKETNDAVSISFNIPNDLKSEFQFIAGQYITIKKKIAGKEVRRAYSICSTPESGEVKIAVKAVDNGIFSVFATTLLKNGDSLEVSKPEGRFTLTPNNSKNYIAFAAGSGITPVLSMIKSSLNNGASFTLIYGNKTVTDTIFKSELDNLKEKYPNNFNLHYIYSREDIENALFGRIDTANVNYFLKNIYKNSVFSEAFLCGPEKMIETVTETLINNNMQKENIHFELFSTPVDNSEKFEIAAGNTEITVVLDDEETTFVMSQKQPILNAALDEDLDAPYSCQGGVCSSCLARITEGKAIMEKNSILTDSEIEEGLILTCQAHPTTPKITIDYDDV, from the coding sequence ATGGCACAATTCCATAATCTTACAATAAAAGAAATTATAAAAGAAACTAATGATGCAGTTTCAATATCTTTTAATATTCCAAATGATTTAAAATCTGAATTTCAGTTTATTGCTGGTCAATACATCACTATTAAAAAAAAAATAGCAGGAAAAGAAGTTAGAAGAGCGTATTCAATTTGTTCGACTCCAGAAAGTGGCGAGGTTAAAATTGCGGTTAAAGCAGTTGATAATGGAATCTTCTCTGTATTTGCAACAACACTCCTGAAAAATGGAGATTCTCTCGAGGTTTCGAAACCTGAAGGTCGGTTTACTTTAACCCCAAACAATTCTAAAAATTATATTGCTTTTGCAGCAGGAAGCGGAATAACACCTGTGCTATCAATGATAAAAAGCTCTTTAAATAATGGTGCTTCATTCACTCTTATTTATGGAAACAAAACAGTAACTGATACTATCTTTAAATCTGAATTAGATAATTTAAAAGAAAAATATCCTAATAATTTTAACTTACATTATATATATAGTCGTGAAGATATAGAAAATGCTCTTTTTGGAAGAATTGATACTGCCAATGTCAATTATTTTCTAAAAAACATTTATAAAAATAGCGTGTTCAGTGAGGCTTTTTTATGCGGCCCTGAAAAAATGATTGAAACCGTTACAGAAACATTGATAAATAATAATATGCAAAAAGAAAATATTCACTTTGAATTATTTTCTACACCTGTTGACAATTCTGAAAAATTTGAAATTGCCGCAGGTAATACTGAAATTACAGTTGTACTTGATGATGAAGAAACAACATTTGTAATGTCACAAAAACAACCAATTTTGAATGCCGCTTTAGATGAAGATTTAGATGCTCCTTATTCATGCCAAGGTGGTGTATGTAGTAGTTGTTTAGCTAGAATCACTGAAGGTAAAGCTATTATGGAAAAGAACTCAATTTTGACTGATAGCGAAATTGAAGAAGGGTTAATTTTAACTTGTCAAGCACATCCAACTACACCAAAAATCACTATCGACTATGATGATGTTTAA
- a CDS encoding LysE family translocator has translation MLEDFLKAIPIGFGLAFMIGPVFFMLIQTSIIKGARAAIVFDLGVIVADIAFILLAYYSSHQFLSKIKDDPKLFFLGGAILIIYGLGIIIQKKSKQIDENEEFEIPEKNNYFGLFLKGFFLNFINVGVLAFWLIMVIGIGPSLDMDESRIFNFFAMVIIAYFITDIIKIVLAKQLKNKLTPPTILKLKRGMGILLVFFGLVLISKGFIPKEKMEKLDNLIEQVK, from the coding sequence ATGTTAGAGGATTTTCTCAAAGCAATTCCTATCGGGTTTGGACTCGCATTTATGATTGGACCCGTTTTTTTTATGCTCATCCAAACAAGTATTATAAAAGGTGCTAGGGCAGCAATAGTATTTGATCTTGGGGTTATAGTTGCGGATATTGCTTTTATATTACTGGCTTACTATAGTAGTCATCAATTTCTTTCTAAAATTAAGGACGATCCAAAACTCTTTTTTCTTGGTGGAGCTATTTTAATTATATACGGACTTGGTATAATCATCCAAAAAAAATCAAAACAAATAGATGAAAATGAAGAGTTTGAAATTCCTGAAAAGAACAATTATTTTGGATTATTCTTAAAAGGATTTTTCTTGAATTTTATCAATGTTGGTGTACTTGCCTTTTGGTTGATTATGGTTATAGGAATAGGCCCTTCTTTAGATATGGATGAATCTAGGATTTTTAACTTTTTTGCAATGGTAATAATAGCCTATTTCATTACAGATATTATTAAAATTGTTCTAGCTAAGCAACTAAAAAACAAACTTACTCCACCAACCATCCTTAAATTAAAAAGAGGAATGGGAATTCTTCTTGTTTTTTTCGGATTGGTTTTAATTTCAAAAGGTTTTATTCCTAAAGAAAAAATGGAAAAACTAGATAATTTAATTGAACAAGTAAAATAA